ATTACCAGACTATCCTAAAGAAGTTAAAGAACAGGTGGAAATTCAGGTAAAATATAAAGGATATATAGAAAGACAGGAATCTCAAATAGAACAATTCAAAAAAATGGAGAATAAAAAAATACCGGAGGATATAGAATATAGTGAACTTGAAAATTTACGAATAGAAGCAAGAGAAAAATTAGACAAAGTAAAGCCCGACTCTTTAGGACAGGCTTCAAGAATTTCTGGGGTATCTCCTTCTGATATTTCAGTGTTGATGATATATCTTGAAAAGAGAAAACAGGAGCAGTGATTTTATGAAATACAATGATTTTAATGATTATCTAACAAAAGGTTTAGATCAAATAGAGATATCATATACACCTCAAAAAATAAAAAAGTTATGGAATTACATGAATTTTTTATTAAAAGAAAATAAAAAATATAATTTAACTAATATAACAGACGAAAAAGAAATAATAAAAAAGCATTTTCTTGATTCACTTGCCCCTCTAGTTGAGGTTGATATGAGCTATTTTCAAAAAATAATTGATATTGGTACCGGCCCTGGTTTTCCTGGGATGGTTTGGAAGATATTTTTTCCAGAAAAAGAGTTTGTTTTAATTGATTCTACTCTAAAAAAGGTTAATTTTTTAAAAAAGCTATCTATAGAGTTAGAAATTTATAATAAATTAGAAATAAATCATGGAAGAGCTGAAGATTTTAGTCATCAAGATAAATATAGAGAAAAATTTGACTTAGTAGTGAGTAGAGCAGTAGCTCCTTTAAATGTTTTAAGTGAATATACCCTTCCGTTTGCTTCTAAAGGTTCATTTTTGTTTTATTATAAAGGTCCTAATTATGAAAAAGAAATTAAAAATAGTGAAAAAGCCTTTAAAACATTAGGAGGAAAATTAGAAGAAAGTTTAAAAATTAATGTTCCTTTATTAGAGGCAGATAGATATTTAATAGTTTATAAAAAAATAAAAAATACACCTGATAAATATCCACGAAAAGCAGGAATTCCTAAAAAAAGACCTTTATAACAAAGGATATTTTTTAATAATCAAGAATTATATAGTTGAAATTGATGGAGGTATTTATAATATGAAATTCCCCTTTTTACAAGATAAAAATAATAAAAAAATAAAATCAGTTAATATAAATAAAATTGTTGCTAACCCTTATCAACCAAGAACTGATTTTGATGAAAAATCACTAAAAGATTTAGCAGAATCAATTGATAATTTTGGTATAATTCAGCCCTTAACAATTAGGCCCCAGGGGGAAAAATATGAATTAATTGCTGGAGAAAGAAGATTAAAGGCTGCTAAATTAGCCGGTCTTAAAGAGGTTCCAGTTATTATTAAAGATTTTGATAATCAGGAAACAGCTGAAATAGCGTTAGTAGAAAATTTACAAAGAAAAGACCTTGATTTTTTAGAAGAAGCACATGCTTATGAGCAATTAATAGATGAATTTGATTTAACTCAAGGAGAATTGGCCAAAAAAATAGGCAAAAGTCAGTCTACTATTGCAAATAAGCTTCGAATACTTAATTTGGATCTAGATATCCAAAAAAAAGCAAAAAGTCCCCATGTTTCAGAAAGACATACTAGAATTTTACTCAAAATTGATGAAAAAGAAAAACAAAAAGAAATATTAAATAGAATTATCAATAATAAATTAACTGTTCGGGAAACAGAAAAAATTGTTGAAGATTTATTAAAAGAAAAGAAAAAAAAGAAGAAAAACAAAATTAAAACTGCATTTAAAAACCTGAAGCCATTTACTAATTCTTTAAATAAGACTATAAATGAAATGAAAAAAGCAGGACTTGAAGTTGAGGTTAATAAAAACAAAAACGAAGATTATATTGAGTATAATATTAAACTTCCTAGAAAAAGGAGGGAATAAGGTGGTCAATAAATTTGCAATTGTTAATCAAAAAGGTGGAGTAGGAAAAAGCACTACCGCTGTTAATTTAGGAGCCAGCCTGGCTGAAATGGATAAGAAAGTTTTAATTATAGATGTAGATCCCCAGGGCAATGCTACCAGTGGTTTAGGAATAGAAAAAAGTTCTGTAGATGAAAGCATTTATAATGTGTTAGTTGATGAAGTTGATGTTAAAGAAGCTATAGTAGAGACTGATACCAAAAATCTATTTCTTTTACCATCTAATATAGATTTAGCCGGAGCTGAAATCGAACTTGTTTCTATGATGTCTAGAGAGACAAGACTTAAAATTGCACTGGAAGATAAAGAAGATGAATTTGATTATATTTTTTTTGATTGTCCACCTTCTTTAGGATTATTGACATTAAATGCTTTGAGTGCAGCTGATAGCATTATTGTACCTATTCAATGTGAATATTATGCCCTTGAAGGTTTAGGTCAATTAATAGAAACTATTAAATTAGTTCAGAACAATTTAAATCAAGAACTTAAAATTGAAGGTGTAGTTCTTACTATGTATGATGCTAGAACTAATCTTTCTAAACAGGTGAGTGATGAAGTTAAAAACTTTTTTGATAATAAAGTTTATAAAACAGTTATTCCTAGAAATGTAAGATTAAGTGAAGCTCCAAGTTTTGGTCAGCCTGTTATTGAATATGCATCTAATTCTAAAGGTGCTAAGATGTATAGAAAATTAGCAAAGGAAGTGAATAATAATGTCTAAAAAAAGACTAGGAAAAGGTTTGAGCGCCTTAATTGCTGATAATAATAAAGAACAAGGTGCTGATCAAAAAATAACTAAAATTGATGTAAAAAAAATAGAGCCTAACCCCTTTCAACCTCGTAAAAAATTTGATACAGACTCCCTTAATGAACTTAGCCAATCTATAAAAGAAAATGGGATTATTCAGCCAATCACTGTTAGACAGGTTAAAGCAGATTTATATCAAATAGTCAGCGGTGAGAGAAGATGGAGGGCTTTTAAATCAATTTCTACTAAAAAAATTCCTGCTATAGTCAAAGATTATAGTGATAAACAAATGATGGAAATTGCTTTGGTTGAAAATTTACAAAGAGAAGATTTAAACCCAATGGAGGAAGCCCAGGCTTATAATAAAATGATTGATAATTTTGATATGAAACAAAATGAGATTGCCGAAAAAGTAGGAAAAAGTCGTTCCTCTGTGGCTAATACTTTAAGATTGCTAAATTTACCTCCTAAAATTCAGGTATATGTTTCACGTGGAACAATTTCTATGGGCCATGCCCGTGCATTACTTTCTTTAAAAGAAGAAAAAAAACAAATTGAAGTAGCTGACATGTTAATTGAAAAAGACTTTTCAGTTCGTAAAACAGAAGAATATATCAGCAAAATAAAGAAAAGCAAAGAAAAAAAGAAAAAAAACAGCTCCAAAACTAAAGAAAAATTGGATGAAAAGTGGGAAAAAGCCAGAGAATTATTAAGTAAAACTCTAGGAACTAAAATAAAAATAGCAAAAAGAAAAAAGAAAAAAGTTATCACTATTGAGTGTGATGATTATAAGGATATGGAGAAATTAATCGAAAAAATACAATAATAAAAATGGACTAATGTGGTTGTTTCACGTGAAACATTTAAATGAGGAAAAGGGAAAAAGACTATTATATCGAATATATAAAAAAGTAAGTATGGTTTTTTCTTTAAACTATTGTAATTTAATAGGGGTGTAAAAACAAAATGAGGATTATTATAGTTGGTGGAGGCAAAGTTGGTCG
This is a stretch of genomic DNA from Halanaerobiales bacterium. It encodes these proteins:
- the rsmG gene encoding 16S rRNA (guanine(527)-N(7))-methyltransferase RsmG, which gives rise to MKYNDFNDYLTKGLDQIEISYTPQKIKKLWNYMNFLLKENKKYNLTNITDEKEIIKKHFLDSLAPLVEVDMSYFQKIIDIGTGPGFPGMVWKIFFPEKEFVLIDSTLKKVNFLKKLSIELEIYNKLEINHGRAEDFSHQDKYREKFDLVVSRAVAPLNVLSEYTLPFASKGSFLFYYKGPNYEKEIKNSEKAFKTLGGKLEESLKINVPLLEADRYLIVYKKIKNTPDKYPRKAGIPKKRPL
- the noc gene encoding nucleoid occlusion protein codes for the protein MKFPFLQDKNNKKIKSVNINKIVANPYQPRTDFDEKSLKDLAESIDNFGIIQPLTIRPQGEKYELIAGERRLKAAKLAGLKEVPVIIKDFDNQETAEIALVENLQRKDLDFLEEAHAYEQLIDEFDLTQGELAKKIGKSQSTIANKLRILNLDLDIQKKAKSPHVSERHTRILLKIDEKEKQKEILNRIINNKLTVRETEKIVEDLLKEKKKKKKNKIKTAFKNLKPFTNSLNKTINEMKKAGLEVEVNKNKNEDYIEYNIKLPRKRRE
- a CDS encoding AAA family ATPase — translated: MVNKFAIVNQKGGVGKSTTAVNLGASLAEMDKKVLIIDVDPQGNATSGLGIEKSSVDESIYNVLVDEVDVKEAIVETDTKNLFLLPSNIDLAGAEIELVSMMSRETRLKIALEDKEDEFDYIFFDCPPSLGLLTLNALSAADSIIVPIQCEYYALEGLGQLIETIKLVQNNLNQELKIEGVVLTMYDARTNLSKQVSDEVKNFFDNKVYKTVIPRNVRLSEAPSFGQPVIEYASNSKGAKMYRKLAKEVNNNV
- a CDS encoding ParB/RepB/Spo0J family partition protein — protein: MSKKRLGKGLSALIADNNKEQGADQKITKIDVKKIEPNPFQPRKKFDTDSLNELSQSIKENGIIQPITVRQVKADLYQIVSGERRWRAFKSISTKKIPAIVKDYSDKQMMEIALVENLQREDLNPMEEAQAYNKMIDNFDMKQNEIAEKVGKSRSSVANTLRLLNLPPKIQVYVSRGTISMGHARALLSLKEEKKQIEVADMLIEKDFSVRKTEEYISKIKKSKEKKKKNSSKTKEKLDEKWEKARELLSKTLGTKIKIAKRKKKKVITIECDDYKDMEKLIEKIQ